GGCGTTGGTGACATCCGCATTCGCCGATAGAGATGCAACCTCCGCCGTTACTCCCGTCGAAGCCATGGCCCCGGCGAATTCCTGCAACAGACCGTGACCGATAGCGGACGAACCATTCTTACTGTCTATGCCACCAGCCGCCGCGATACTGGCAAGAGAGGCGAACAGAGAAGAGCTTGCACCTCCGCCAACGGTGACATTTTTAGACCCGCCGATTTTTTCCTGATGATTCTGGCCGACGTCAATTGATTTATTCTGCCCGATACTCTCGACCTGATGAGCGTCGACCCGTTTGACGCGATTATTCAACACTTTGATCGTCTGATCCTTCTGAGCATGGAAGAACATATTCTCCTGGCCGTTCTCATCTTCGAAGGTCATTTCGTTGAAGCCGCTACCTTTATGGGTGTTGGAGCGCAGCACCATGCGGGTCTTGTTGGCGGGCAGGTCGTAGGGCACCGGGTTCTTTGGGTTCGGCACCACGCCAATAACCAGCGGCCGGTCCGGATCGCCATCCACGAAGGACACCATCACTTCCATGCCAATGCGGGGAATGACCTGCGCACCCCAGCTGCCACCGCCCCAAGCCTGGGCGACGCGCACCCAGCAGGTATCACTGCCGTCCTTCTGTGCTTTCCGATCCCAGGGGAACCATAATTTTAATCGCCCGTATTGATCCGTGTGGATCTCCTCGCCCGATGGTCCGGCGACAATCGCCACCTGTGTCCCCTCGATGCGCGGACGTTTGGTCTCTCGGTGCGGCGTTAGTGGAACGCGTGAGGGAATGGCCTCAAATGCGTTGGCATATTCCATCTCATTGCTGGCCGTCTCATAGGATCGGTCCACCACCCGATGCACAATGCGGGTAATCACATGCTCTTCGTATTTGTGTTCCGGATGCGGTTCCTCATAGGGCGTGAACCGGCGTCCTGCTTCCAGAAAGCGCACATTGGACTGGCCCGTCACCCTCTCATGATCAGCCTCCACGGCCTGCATCCGAAAGGTTTCGGCCACTTCGGCTTCTTTGACATCGCTGATGCGGGCCGGATATTCGTAAAGCTCGCGCTGCTTGGCGCCCGGCATCTGAATCAATGACGGCGTGACATTCAGCGGCACAGTGCTGGGCGTCTCGAAATTCCAATCCGCACCGGCGCGCTGGCCAGGGACATAGGAGAATTGCCGCATCCATTCGTTGATATGGTTGCGATCCGAGGAGCCTTGGGCAAGACGCACATTCTGCTCGCCTTCTGCCGCAGCCGATGGCGAGCCCCAGGCTACCTTGCTGTCGCTGACCTTCAGGCGGTGAACGCCTGTCTCGTGTTCAAACCAGTAGAATAACCCTTCTTGTTCGAACCGGCGCAGAAGATAATCAAGATCGGTCTCGTTCCATTGCGTTGAATATTCCCGCAACGGCGGCGTTCTATGCAGAGGAGCATATGCGGGGGCCGGAATGCCATGCTCGGAAAACAGGGTTTCCATCACCTGGATGGCCGTCATATTCTGCCAAATCCGGCAATCTGAGCGGCGCGACAGCAGCCACAGTTGCGGGCGGATGGTCAGCGTGTAGGAGCGCAACCCCCGAGTGACTGGCGGGCCTTCGGAAAGGTTCGTCACCAAGCCGTTGAAAGGCCGCCGCACGCCCTCGCCATCCAGTTCGCCCTGACGGATTTCCAGGGAGACATCGACCAGCTTGCCGATCAGCTCTTCAGGCTTCACCGCCTCGCGCTTAGCCCGCACCGACACAGTAATCTCGAACAGACGATTG
This genomic window from Agrobacterium vitis contains:
- the tssI gene encoding type VI secretion system tip protein TssI/VgrG, yielding MDDVLSPTDFIQASRVLKVSSPLGEDQLLPERMTVDEGVNRLFEITVSVRAKREAVKPEELIGKLVDVSLEIRQGELDGEGVRRPFNGLVTNLSEGPPVTRGLRSYTLTIRPQLWLLSRRSDCRIWQNMTAIQVMETLFSEHGIPAPAYAPLHRTPPLREYSTQWNETDLDYLLRRFEQEGLFYWFEHETGVHRLKVSDSKVAWGSPSAAAEGEQNVRLAQGSSDRNHINEWMRQFSYVPGQRAGADWNFETPSTVPLNVTPSLIQMPGAKQRELYEYPARISDVKEAEVAETFRMQAVEADHERVTGQSNVRFLEAGRRFTPYEEPHPEHKYEEHVITRIVHRVVDRSYETASNEMEYANAFEAIPSRVPLTPHRETKRPRIEGTQVAIVAGPSGEEIHTDQYGRLKLWFPWDRKAQKDGSDTCWVRVAQAWGGGSWGAQVIPRIGMEVMVSFVDGDPDRPLVIGVVPNPKNPVPYDLPANKTRMVLRSNTHKGSGFNEMTFEDENGQENMFFHAQKDQTIKVLNNRVKRVDAHQVESIGQNKSIDVGQNHQEKIGGSKNVTVGGGASSSLFASLASIAAAGGIDSKNGSSAIGHGLLQEFAGAMASTGVTAEVASLSANADVTNAGNFRTAAGTEQASTGSTLGGLLGKILPISGIVNTVIEKFRSDTIGIARTEQIGLYKNTTVGHTMTINAGEEFIIKCGESKLMMDKAGNVTIVGTKFNFAASGHVQINGEVIDLN